From Mya arenaria isolate MELC-2E11 chromosome 12, ASM2691426v1, the proteins below share one genomic window:
- the LOC128210763 gene encoding uncharacterized protein LOC128210763 gives MYALLITGLPPDDLKWEKNKSNAWPKLMYEDLVDYLIHAKAYDGKAMKSFRSLYGYNYVQNGWMGDMWSIECEGMTYIKAKISPSQPGVGRKDYNSWIAVSSENTVETGHCSCPAGNARSCSHISAIIYAITLAWANGVGGETCTDKQRAWGKGAAQVLSHDTISDMVFDRPSPFQLQPCTEKTANKTNTDTDCPPRTEQFLDHSDLQDFVSNSTVANIWECKGTMLYKMLHAPEVKRDINEEILHQEHCENALYPVQVPLSCAKCQTFYDKYVNISSEKIQMLAKSTENQNTCVWTDSRKLRLTSSKVNDLPKTKRANPNKFVTNQIYPRFKGCFATRHGQKYEPVARAWYESVSGHKVRKSGIVVSLTEPYIAASPDGIIDERTIVEIKCPTRPLEDLISSGKYDVLLEDGQPKLSPKGKNGYYCQVQVAMFCTESTMCKFVVWTAEKQCVVDVQYSKDFIKGILPRIRDFYFKHLLVRLTDEFQASRLKISPEYKSLCR, from the coding sequence ATGTATGCATTACTTATTACAGGGCTGCCACCCGATGACTTGAAGTGGGAAAAGAACAAAAGCAATGCCTGGCCTAAACTGATGTACGAGGATCTTGTTGACTATTTGATACATGCAAAAGCATATGATGGAAAGGCCATGAAATCCTTTAGGTCGTTGTACGGATATAACTATGTACAAAATGGTTGGATGGGTGATATGTGGTCCATTGAATGTGAGGGTATGACTTACATAAAGGCCAAAATTTCGCCGAGTCAGCCAGGCGTTGGGCGCAAGGACTACAACTCATGGATTGCGGTTTCTAGTGAAAATACTGTTGAGACTGGCCATTGTTCTTGTCCAGCTGGCAATGCCCGATCGTGTAGTCATATATCAgcaattatttatgcaattacaCTGGCGTGGGCGAATGGTGTAGGTGGGGAAACGTGTACAGACAAACAGCGGGCTTGGGGTAAAGGAGCTGCGCAAGTACTGTCACATGACACCATTTCAGATATGGTGTTTGACCGACCAAGCCCATTTCAGCTACAACCATGTACTGAGAAAACAGCCAACAAGACCAACACGGATACAGATTGTCCACCTCGTACTGAACAGTTTCTGGACCATAGTGACTTACAGGACTTTGTGTCAAATTCCACAGTGGCAAACATTTGGGAGTGTAAAGGTACAATGTTGTACAAAATGCTACATGCACCAGAGGTTAAAAGGGACATAAATGAAGAAATCCTGCACCAAGAACATTGTGAAAATGCCTTGTATCCTGTACAAGTTCCTCTGTCATGTGCCAAATGCCAAACATTCTACGATAAATATGTCAACATTAGTTCAGAAAAAATTCAAATGTTAGCCAAATCCACAGAAAATCAAAACACCTGTGTCTGGACAGACAGTAGAAAATTGAGATTAACCAGCAGCAAAGTGAATGATTTGCCAAAGACTAAAAGAGCTAATCCTAATAAATTTGTGACAAATCAAATTTATCCTAGGTTTAAGGGATGCTTTGCTACACGTCATGGACAGAAATACGAACCAGTTGCACGAGCCTGGTATGAAAGCGTTTCTGGTCACAAGGTTAGAAAATCTGGGATTGTTGTTAGTTTAACGGAGCCATATATTGCTGCCAGCCCAGATGGTATTATAGACGAAAGAACAATTGTGGAAATAAAATGTCCAACACGCCCGCTAGAAGACCTCATATCATCAGGAAAATATGATGTTCTACTCGAAGATGGTCAGCCGAAATTGAGCCCCAAGGGAAAAAATGGCTATTATTGCCAAGTGCAAGTTGCAATGTTTTGCACTGAGTCAACAATGTGCAAGTTTGTTGTGTGGACAGCTGAAAAGCAGTGTGTTGTGGATGTTCAATACAGTAAAGACTTTATAAAGGGCATTCTTCCTAGAATCCgtgacttttattttaagcaccTCCTTGTTAGACTAACAGATGAGTTCCAGGCAAGTCGTCTGAAAATTTCCCCGGAATACAAATCCTTGTGCCGTTAA